CATGCACAGTTGAACTCTGATACTCCGATATAAACCCTCCCAGGCACACTCATTTACACACTTGACTTACTCTCCGTGGCAGGGCCTTCTAGTAGGGGCCCAAGGGGAGTGGTGACCTCAGAGTCTGAGGGAACTGAAGGGACAATGGAGCTGTCTGGTCTCCCCATGGAATAATCCTCACATGTAACATCTTTGGCCTGTCGATATAATGGATGGGAATTGTGGTTTTAACAGAGGAAGCTGAGACTGTGATTTACAtttgatgtacagtacatgtaaagTATGTGAACGTTCATTGACATTGCCCAATTCTACCTCTTCTGAACAGGCGTAGTCCAGCCactcctgcctgtgtctgtccATTCCATCTGAGCACCTGAAACAGACACAGATGTCAAACACAAAGGAACAAGGACTCCTTTATTCAGATAGCGACCTACACTCCTCTCCTGCTCACCTCTGGAGGATGTTGCACCAGGTACAGCCAGAGGTTAGGTTGGACGAGAGGCAGAGTTCACAGCTGTCATGCTGCAGACAggctggacagagggagggagagacagagagacctggGTTTTGATTCTGCAGCGACATGATTGGCATTGGCATTAACATCATACTAAGCTGTGCCTGTGGCTGGTTATTGAGGATGAAATGTCTGAGAGGACTGTATGAGGGATAGAGATTAGCTGCTTACTAGGCAATGCAGTGAACTCAAAGGCAGAGTTGTTGGTGATCTTAGTTGTATCGATGTCCACCCGATGGTACTCGTAGAGCCGACGTTGGACATCTATGAGAGATATCATTTCAGATAATTTTAGCAAAAGTCTTTGACATCAAAGATTTGCCAAACTGGATAactgtgggttagggttagggaaccCTTTGGTGCTAACCTGAGGATTGAGGGGATTGCAGGTTTACCATGAATGCATCTGACAACCCTGCCTTCACTTGGTGCTCAGCAGAACGTATCACCTCCACTGGCAAAGGTATCTGAAAGAGCAAGATTGACAGGTAGAGAAAAATGGACAGAGAAACCGAAAAGTGTGACTGTGTTAAGATGGAGTACATTAAAATCAAAGACGTGTTGAACAAGGTTCATAAGTGTGCATGTTGTAAGTCCCACTCACATCTCTGTAGCTGAAGGTGATGGTCCCCGTGAGGTGCAGGGCAGCCTGGAAGGTGTATGCCCCCTCTGCTTCCCTCCCGTGGAGTCTCACCCGCTCCCACTGCACCACAAACACCTCACCTGTGGTCAGTACAGGACAGGTCACACAGAGGTCAACCAAGGGTCAAAAGTCAAATACCAAGCGCTGTTTTGAACGTTACTCTATGGCTCACCATTGTCCAGGTACTGCACAATAGACTCCTTGGAGAAGCTGGGGTCAAAGTTGGCCATGAGGGGGGCGATGTACTGTGTTGCTGTCAGCATGCGGTGTGTGACCTCTCCCATGAAAATAAACCCTGGggaaggtcagaggtcagggttctATGGAGATGCATGGCAAGTGGCAACTGGTAGTTACAATAGTTAATTCCTTCTAGTCTTAACGTACGTAACAAGGAGGGAGTAGAAAGGAAGCATTATGATAAGTGGCTCCATCTGAGTTTGAACAACTTGCCATGTGTTGGAAGAATAATGAAATATACCTCCTGTTGCTATGGTAATCTGCCTCAAATAATGTCCGTAGAAGGGGAAGTCAAATGAGAGGGCGACCTTCTGGAatatgaggaagagagagagggagggaaatgaGATGCGTGTGcacgtgcgcgcgcgcgtgtgtgtgtgtgtgtaactgtgtgtatgaCTCACCgcagcctgtctgtgtgtgttggacaAAATGCCATGCATTCTGACTTGGCCATGCTCTAGGTCGTTTAGATCTACCCAGAGTTCATCTGTGCGCTGGTCATCAGGGCCAAAACTACGCCACGAGTAATACCTACCAGCGTCCTCCTGTTATAGAAACAGTAGAGGTGAGTGCAAGAGGAGAAGTTGAGGGATGAGATGGGAGAGATGGAATAATGGTGTGAGAAGGGGCGGAGGGGATGTGTTATAATGAACAACAGCAACAAGCAGCATTTGAATGCAGACccacataaacaaacaaacaaacaaacacacactctacaTTGAGTTCCAGTCTCCAGTTTATTACATAGTAGTATTACAAGAGAGGGATACTAAATATAAAGAATGCAGGTTGCATACTACATAAGCTAAAGGGATACGCTTTTAGAAACCTTAGGATATCCTTAAATGTCTTGGACTGTAAATTTCAGCAGCGAGGTTAAAATGA
This genomic stretch from Oncorhynchus clarkii lewisi isolate Uvic-CL-2024 chromosome 13, UVic_Ocla_1.0, whole genome shotgun sequence harbors:
- the LOC139423927 gene encoding plexin domain-containing protein 1-like isoform X1 translates to MCLSALLLICLSQAELGRVWAQEQTEMWYHVNGQQHEKPSHRTPREPWLGYARVAREVLGGGLTIDTLPDNMTHLVEDAGRYYSWRSFGPDDQRTDELWVDLNDLEHGQVRMHGILSNTHRQAAVSHTHSYTHTHTRARTCTRISFPSLSLFLIFQKVALSFDFPFYGHYLRQITIATGGFIFMGEVTHRMLTATQYIAPLMANFDPSFSKESIVQYLDNGEVFVVQWERVRLHGREAEGAYTFQAALHLTGTITFSYRDIPLPVEVIRSAEHQVKAGLSDAFMVNLQSPQSSDVQRRLYEYHRVDIDTTKITNNSAFEFTALPTCLQHDSCELCLSSNLTSGCTWCNILQRCSDGMDRHRQEWLDYACSEEAKDVTCEDYSMGRPDSSIVPSVPSDSEVTTPLGPLLEGPATENVKTGPPRQHDGSAHTGVIAGVVAALVLLLALTLLALYINSHPSAASPLYILQRRNSYWPSMKFRKQGFHSSYAEVEVEGHEKEGIMEAGQC
- the LOC139423927 gene encoding plexin domain-containing protein 1-like isoform X2; amino-acid sequence: MCLSALLLICLSQAELGRVWAQEQTEMWYHVNGQQHEKPSHRTPREPWLGYARVAREVLGGGLTIDTLPDNMTHLVEDAGRYYSWRSFGPDDQRTDELWVDLNDLEHGQVRMHGILSNTHRQAAKVALSFDFPFYGHYLRQITIATGGFIFMGEVTHRMLTATQYIAPLMANFDPSFSKESIVQYLDNGEVFVVQWERVRLHGREAEGAYTFQAALHLTGTITFSYRDIPLPVEVIRSAEHQVKAGLSDAFMVNLQSPQSSDVQRRLYEYHRVDIDTTKITNNSAFEFTALPTCLQHDSCELCLSSNLTSGCTWCNILQRCSDGMDRHRQEWLDYACSEEAKDVTCEDYSMGRPDSSIVPSVPSDSEVTTPLGPLLEGPATENVKTGPPRQHDGSAHTGVIAGVVAALVLLLALTLLALYINSHPSAASPLYILQRRNSYWPSMKFRKQGFHSSYAEVEVEGHEKEGIMEAGQC
- the LOC139423927 gene encoding plexin domain-containing protein 1-like isoform X3, which codes for MCLSALLLICLSQAELGRVWAQEQTEMWYHVNGQQHEKPSHRTPREPWLGYARVAREVLGGGLTIDTLPDNMTHLVEDAGRYYSWRSFGPDDQRTDELWVDLNDLEHGQVRMHGILSNTHRQAAKVALSFDFPFYGHYLRQITIATGGFIFMGEVTHRMLTATQYIAPLMANFDPSFSKESIVQYLDNGEVFVVQWERVRLHGREAEGAYTFQAALHLTGTITFSYRDIPLPVEVIRSAEHQVKAGLSDAFMVNLQSPQSSDVQRRLYEYHRVDIDTTKITNNSAFEFTALPTCLQHDSCELCLSSNLTSGCTWCNILQRCSDGMDRHRQEWLDYACSEEAKDVTCEDYSMGRPDSSIVPSVPSDSEVTTPLGPLLEGPATENDTKRVIRYNGNDVKTGPPRQHDGSAHTGVIAGVVAALVLLLALTLLALYINSHPSAASPLYILQRRNSYWPSMKFRKQGFHSSYAEVEVEGHEKEGIMEAGQC